Proteins from a genomic interval of Stenotrophomonas sp. 24(2023):
- a CDS encoding DEAD/DEAH box helicase, whose amino-acid sequence MSFESLGLAPFLLRALAEQGYENPTPIQQQAIPLALAGRDLLAGAQTGTGKTAAFGLPLLQHLGTAPQEVRAGGPRKPRALILAPTRELATQVHDSLRGYSKYLRIPSACIYGGVGMGNQLDILRRGVDLLVACPGRLIDHLERRSVDLSGIELLVLDEADRMLDMGFLPSIKRILAKLPKQNRQTLLFSATFEDNIRQLALEFMRNPEQIQVTPKNTVAETITHRVHPVDASRKRDLLLHLLAQDSRQQTLVFARTKHGSDKLATFLEKSGIKTAAIHGNKSQGQRLRALGDFKAGRVTVLVATDIAARGIDINELPKVINFDLPMVAEDYVHRIGRTGRNGSTGEAVSLVAQDEVKLLRAIVRLLGRDMEIRDVPGFELQTPIRWGNSAPGKAEHDTGDRAPRKHHARRPHGDAPRHAHAGPKKAGGGRREGAGNGQQRAGAGQGQRRGGGGNGGGRGRGQGGNGGGNRAG is encoded by the coding sequence ATGTCTTTTGAATCGCTGGGCCTGGCGCCCTTCCTGCTGCGCGCGCTCGCCGAGCAGGGCTACGAAAACCCGACCCCGATCCAGCAGCAGGCGATCCCGCTGGCGCTGGCCGGCCGTGACCTGCTGGCCGGTGCACAGACCGGCACCGGCAAGACCGCCGCCTTCGGCCTGCCGCTGCTGCAGCACCTGGGCACCGCGCCGCAGGAAGTGCGTGCCGGCGGCCCGCGCAAGCCGCGCGCGCTGATCCTGGCCCCGACCCGCGAACTGGCCACCCAGGTGCATGACAGCCTGCGTGGCTACAGCAAGTACCTGCGCATCCCCAGCGCCTGCATCTACGGTGGTGTGGGCATGGGCAACCAGCTGGACATCCTGCGCCGCGGCGTGGACCTGCTGGTGGCCTGCCCGGGCCGCCTGATCGACCACCTGGAGCGTCGCAGCGTGGACCTGTCCGGCATCGAACTGCTGGTGCTGGACGAAGCCGACCGCATGCTCGACATGGGCTTCCTGCCCTCGATCAAGCGCATCCTGGCCAAGCTGCCCAAGCAGAACCGGCAGACCCTGCTGTTCTCGGCCACCTTCGAGGACAACATCCGCCAGCTGGCGCTGGAGTTCATGCGCAACCCGGAACAGATCCAGGTGACGCCGAAGAACACGGTGGCCGAAACCATCACCCACCGCGTGCACCCGGTCGACGCCAGCCGCAAGCGCGACCTGCTGCTGCACCTGCTGGCGCAGGACAGCCGCCAGCAGACACTGGTGTTCGCACGTACCAAGCATGGCAGCGACAAGCTGGCCACGTTCCTGGAAAAGTCGGGCATCAAGACCGCCGCGATCCATGGCAACAAGAGCCAGGGCCAGCGCCTGCGTGCGCTGGGTGACTTCAAGGCCGGCCGGGTGACCGTGCTGGTGGCCACCGATATCGCCGCGCGCGGCATCGACATCAACGAGCTGCCGAAGGTGATCAACTTCGACCTGCCGATGGTGGCCGAGGATTACGTGCACCGCATCGGCCGCACCGGCCGCAATGGCTCGACCGGCGAAGCGGTTTCGCTGGTGGCGCAGGATGAAGTGAAGCTGCTGCGCGCCATCGTGCGCCTGCTGGGCCGCGACATGGAAATCCGCGATGTGCCGGGCTTCGAACTGCAGACGCCGATCCGCTGGGGCAACAGTGCGCCGGGCAAGGCCGAGCACGATACCGGCGACCGCGCACCGCGCAAGCACCACGCGCGCCGCCCGCATGGCGATGCGCCGCGTCACGCGCACGCCGGCCCGAAGAAGGCCGGTGGTGGCCGCCGCGAGGGCGCTGGCAACGGCCAGCAGCGCGCCGGTGCCGGCCAGGGCCAGCGCCGTGGCGGTGGTGGCAACGGCGGCGGTCGTGGCCGCGGCCAGGGCGGCAACGGCGGTGGCAACCGCGCCGGTTGA
- a CDS encoding fumarylacetoacetate hydrolase family protein — MKLGSLKEGGRDGTLIVVSRDLAHGVRATGIAATLQQALEDWSHVAPRLNALYESLNAGDADGVFDIDPQALAAPLPRAYEFVDGSAYLPHVERVRRARGAEVPESFYTDPLMYQATSAGFYGPRDAVKVVSEDYGIDLEAELVVITDDVPMAVTPEQAAGHIQLIGLVNDVSLRNLIPGELAKGFGFLQSKPRSALSPVFVTPDELGGAWQDSKVHLPLLTHINGAWFGAPEAGVDMQFNFAQLVAHAAKTRPLGAGTIVGSGTIANEDTSKGASCFAEQRTVETLRDGKPSTPFMSFGDVVRIEMLDAAGNSLFGAIEQRIEQAAKP; from the coding sequence ATGAAGCTTGGTTCACTGAAGGAAGGCGGCCGCGACGGCACCCTGATCGTGGTTTCGCGCGACCTCGCGCACGGCGTGCGCGCCACCGGCATCGCCGCGACCCTGCAGCAGGCGCTGGAGGACTGGAGCCATGTCGCACCGCGCCTGAATGCCCTGTACGAGTCGCTCAACGCCGGCGACGCCGATGGCGTGTTCGACATCGATCCGCAGGCGCTGGCCGCACCGCTGCCGCGCGCGTATGAATTCGTCGATGGCAGCGCCTACCTGCCGCACGTGGAGCGCGTCCGCCGCGCCCGTGGCGCCGAGGTGCCGGAAAGCTTCTATACCGATCCGCTGATGTACCAGGCCACCAGCGCCGGCTTCTACGGCCCGCGCGATGCGGTGAAGGTGGTCAGCGAGGACTACGGCATCGACCTGGAAGCCGAGCTGGTGGTCATCACCGACGACGTGCCGATGGCGGTCACCCCGGAGCAGGCCGCCGGCCATATCCAGCTGATCGGCCTGGTCAACGATGTCTCGCTGCGCAACCTGATCCCGGGCGAACTGGCCAAGGGCTTCGGCTTCCTGCAGTCCAAGCCGCGCTCGGCGCTGTCGCCGGTGTTCGTCACCCCCGATGAGCTGGGCGGGGCCTGGCAGGACAGCAAGGTGCACCTGCCGCTGCTGACCCACATCAACGGCGCCTGGTTCGGCGCACCGGAAGCGGGCGTGGACATGCAGTTCAACTTCGCCCAGCTGGTGGCGCACGCAGCGAAAACCCGTCCGCTCGGCGCCGGCACCATCGTCGGCTCGGGCACCATCGCCAACGAGGACACCAGCAAGGGCGCATCCTGTTTTGCCGAGCAGCGCACGGTGGAAACCCTGCGCGACGGCAAGCCGAGCACGCCGTTCATGTCCTTCGGCGATGTGGTCCGTATCGAGATGCTTGATGCGGCAGGCAACAGCCTCTTCGGTGCGATCGAACAGCGCATCGAACAGGCCGCCAAGCCCTGA
- the maiA gene encoding maleylacetoacetate isomerase: protein MVIEVDDGIVLHTYWRSSAAYRVRIGLALKGLAWQARPVHLVRDGGEQHGAAYRALNPQQLVPTLEHEGQVLTQSLAILEYLDERFPQVPLLPADAAGRARVRALAQLVACDIHPINNLRVMQYLERDLQLPAPARTQWTAHWMVEGFAAMEAMLAGSAATGTFCHGDRPGLADACLLPQLYNAHRFNVDLAPYPTLRRIEAACQALDAFVQARPENQADAA, encoded by the coding sequence ATGGTGATCGAGGTGGACGATGGCATCGTCCTGCATACCTACTGGCGTTCCAGCGCCGCCTACCGCGTGCGGATCGGCCTGGCCCTGAAGGGCCTGGCCTGGCAGGCGCGGCCGGTGCACCTGGTGCGTGACGGCGGCGAGCAGCACGGCGCGGCGTACCGGGCGCTCAATCCGCAGCAGCTGGTACCGACCCTGGAGCACGAGGGGCAGGTGCTGACCCAGTCGCTGGCCATCCTGGAATACCTGGACGAGCGCTTCCCGCAGGTGCCGCTGCTGCCGGCCGATGCGGCCGGGCGGGCGCGGGTGCGGGCACTGGCCCAGCTGGTGGCCTGCGACATCCATCCGATCAACAACCTGCGGGTCATGCAGTACCTGGAGCGCGACCTGCAGCTGCCGGCACCGGCCCGCACGCAGTGGACCGCGCACTGGATGGTGGAAGGCTTCGCCGCGATGGAAGCGATGCTGGCCGGCAGCGCCGCTACCGGCACGTTCTGCCACGGCGACCGCCCCGGCCTGGCCGATGCCTGCCTGCTGCCGCAGCTGTACAACGCCCACCGCTTCAACGTGGACCTGGCGCCGTACCCGACCCTGCGCCGCATCGAGGCCGCCTGCCAGGCGCTGGACGCCTTCGTGCAGGCACGGCCGGAAAACCAGGCCGACGCCGCCTGA
- a CDS encoding PilT/PilU family type 4a pilus ATPase produces MDIGYFLKLMTEKNASDMFLTTGAPVYIKIEGKLYPLGNTGLPPGMVKKIAYSLMDEGQVPQFERELELNMAIALPDAGRFRVNVFKQRGEVGMVIRAIRSKIPSIEELNLPQVLKDVIMTPRGLVLVVGSTGSGKSTSLASMIDHRNSTTTGHILTIEDPIEYLHKHKLSIVNQREVGLDTHAFHNALKNAMREAPDVILIGEILDAETMEAAIAFAETGHLCLATLHSNNADQTIERILNFFPESAHRNVLMNLSLNLRAVISQRLVKNKDGRRLPATEVLINTPLIRDLLRRGQVHEIKAAMEASLEEGMESFDQCLFRLAKAGTIDQEEALRAADSRDGLALKFRLSEGSSGEHDPYADYSAGQPTITHGF; encoded by the coding sequence ATGGATATCGGCTACTTCCTGAAGCTGATGACCGAAAAGAACGCCTCGGACATGTTCCTGACCACCGGGGCACCGGTCTATATCAAGATCGAAGGCAAGCTGTATCCGCTGGGCAATACCGGCCTGCCGCCGGGCATGGTCAAGAAGATCGCCTACTCGCTGATGGACGAGGGCCAGGTGCCCCAGTTCGAGCGCGAGCTGGAACTGAACATGGCCATCGCCCTGCCCGACGCCGGGCGCTTCCGCGTCAACGTGTTCAAGCAGCGCGGCGAAGTGGGCATGGTCATCCGCGCCATCCGCAGCAAGATTCCCAGCATCGAAGAGCTGAACCTGCCGCAGGTGCTCAAGGACGTCATCATGACCCCGCGCGGGCTGGTGCTGGTGGTCGGCTCCACCGGCTCGGGCAAGTCGACCTCGCTGGCCTCGATGATCGACCACCGCAACAGCACGACCACCGGGCACATCCTCACCATCGAGGACCCGATCGAGTACCTGCACAAGCACAAGCTGTCCATCGTCAACCAGCGCGAGGTCGGGCTGGACACCCATGCCTTCCACAACGCGCTGAAGAACGCGATGCGTGAAGCCCCGGACGTGATCCTGATCGGCGAGATCCTGGATGCGGAAACGATGGAGGCGGCCATCGCCTTCGCCGAGACCGGCCACCTGTGCCTGGCCACGCTGCACTCCAACAATGCCGACCAGACGATCGAGCGCATCCTCAACTTCTTCCCGGAAAGCGCGCACCGCAACGTGCTGATGAACCTGTCGCTGAACCTGCGCGCGGTGATCAGCCAGCGCCTGGTGAAGAACAAGGACGGGCGCCGGCTGCCGGCCACCGAGGTGCTGATCAACACCCCGCTGATCCGCGACCTGCTGCGCCGCGGCCAGGTGCACGAGATCAAGGCCGCGATGGAGGCCTCGCTGGAGGAAGGCATGGAAAGCTTCGACCAGTGCCTGTTCCGGCTGGCCAAGGCCGGCACCATCGACCAGGAAGAAGCGCTGCGCGCGGCCGATTCACGCGACGGGCTGGCGTTGAAGTTCCGCCTGTCCGAGGGCAGCAGCGGCGAACACGACCCGTATGCGGATTACTCGGCTGGCCAGCCGACGATCACCCACGGATTCTGA
- a CDS encoding DUF4398 domain-containing protein codes for MRQGLYVMAFAFAASGPVMAQDGALELAQARQAVDRATQADADQYAPDLLDMARQGLEQAQRAAGDRRERKNAPALALRAAADADLARARSEEATTTAQLQLRRNEVTKLQRQLGTGEDRR; via the coding sequence ATGCGCCAGGGCCTGTATGTGATGGCCTTTGCATTCGCGGCCTCTGGCCCGGTGATGGCGCAGGATGGCGCCCTGGAACTGGCCCAGGCCCGCCAGGCGGTGGACCGCGCCACCCAGGCCGATGCCGACCAGTACGCGCCGGACCTGCTGGACATGGCCCGGCAGGGCCTGGAACAGGCCCAGCGTGCCGCCGGCGACCGCCGGGAACGCAAGAACGCCCCGGCGCTGGCCCTGCGTGCCGCCGCGGACGCCGATCTGGCCCGCGCCCGCAGCGAGGAAGCCACCACCACCGCGCAGCTGCAGCTGCGCCGCAACGAAGTCACCAAGCTGCAGCGCCAGCTGGGGACCGGGGAGGACCGCCGTTGA